tgtggtgaggtcctgaattttttttctaatttactgcaaaattctttgttccttaatcatggcaagagctggtgacaatggtggtgtatatcatcaattggacgaatctcagcgcttatttctggacgcgtgaactacacaaatgcaacgtttgttgaaccgtaacaaagaagagccctacagacgaatagccaaatcttcctcatttactcttaaacctctatcccctagagaagtgtgtgatgaccaaatcagaatgagagaaaagagagaacaagagaaagaaaatagtgaggcaccacaaaggaatatgaaaaagaagagtgatacacccgaggaaaagagtgatacacataagagagagagtgatacacatgagagaaaatttaattatttttcagaggcgagtgaagtgaggaaagtgttacctgctcatgaaccactcaatctacagtattgcaaagacagtaaaatttctactgataattctaatgagtttactatttctatctctcctagtgttcaacccttattgcaggaatttaaaaatgtctttcctaaggagattcctcatggactgccaccttcaagaggcatagaacatcaagttgatctcttccccgaagcttcattgcctaacaggccaacttacaaaagcaatcctcaagagactcaacgtaaggatgcacatgccaaagttgagtatttgaaaagattgtatgaccaagtgaaggtgcaaattgcaaagaagaatgaaagctatgccaagcaagacaacaagaaaaggaaggaagtggtacttgaacccggtgatgatcttggacatttgaggacaaatgttttccaagaaggagggaatgatgagaatcatgaaactgaccaaatacaggctaaaggcccaagtggagaaggacgaagcccccgagtggagaaggatgaaggcccaagtggagaaggatgaaggtccagaggcagagacactatcaagacaattaactgttgctgaaggcccaaactaatttgaaggcccaagttaaatatgttttttagttataatttttatttattgtaattttggcccaaactatttagaaggctcatgtctatttttatctttttgttcagatacactataagtattggtttttgttttgaataaaagaaaaacttttggcattttcataaaattgggtgagagtttctctctgggttccttgttgaaccaattatcagacttatcaaggtaatccttgtggcgtctaccctgacttatcttccttcactggaagtggcgtctaccctgacttatcttctttcactggaagtggcgtctacccggacttatcttccttcaccggaagtggcgtctaccctgacttatcttccttcactggaagtggcgtcgtccaaaaactctacagcctgtatcaagcgatcctccccgtaaggttcacatcacCTAATGTCTCATGATAacaagcctattttacctaTATATCTCCTAAATGTCTTTGCAAcgattcaatagataaaatgcatgaagttctaattctagatgtttgctttgatgcatgagTATAATGCAATCACTTTATTTCtagcaattattttattaagatatcccttctttttagttctattagaaattaccttCTGTCGAGTGACTACTTCCTAGAACAGATGTATGCAAAATCTTCATTGTATTTCTATTAAGAATTATCCTAAtgtacaatacatcttttggctTTTTAGACATGTCAGTCCCTGACTAAAGGTTTTGCTTCTCATAGCCATAAAGACCTTTCATCTATTCACAAATATAGGCCTTTTagttaaacatttttttgaaataaaataaaaaatattgcacCATCCAAGTGTGCTTCCAAACACATTAATAGTTATTgactttatttacatttttctcaaggttcttattattatttcagtctgattcattgaattaatgaattttatactaaattattattgtcatttCTAACTCTTATTTGAGAGTCACACATGTGTGGTTCCaaacacattaattatttattgacttTATTTACATTTTCTCAAGTTTTTTATGGTCATTTTCATTGTGTGATTTGTTTtggattaatgaattttatattgtaagacttcattttatattttcttaatatatttattagaatattcattaatcactttttatttttaaacccCATCTCATGCTAATTTAtaataacagaaaaatattaaaaaacattattagcATAAATATTAAGTTTTACTTTAAATGATCTATCATTagtcattttcatgtttatatacTTAACTTTAAACCCTAATTTAGGATGAGTAAACATAACTAAAGGACAAAAGAGAATCAATTGAGATTAAGGGTGAAAATAGGTTAGGCTAGGCTTTAAAAGGCCTAAGCCTAGCATACGATGAATTTTTGAGGTCTGAGcctggcctatagcctatcaaaggcttttattttggctcggcctgacctttttaaaagcctagcctgaatagcctttttaaaagcatttttatatttgtttgctTTGGGGtaggaacgtaataggaaagttaatGAAAAAGGAAATGTTAACTAGAATAGgaaagtcaataaaaataatgagtaatATAAAAGggactcacacctaaattgtaattaaagtcttacttgaGTATAGGAATGGAAATTATGGAGCATaaatgtgtaatcaaagtctgctagttttaaaaaaaattaattgtacccaaaaaataatataagtttaaattgataccaaaaaattatatatatatatatatatatatatatatatatatatatatatatatatatatatatatatatatatatatatatatataggtcggcctatcaggcttataagactttttaaCAAGTATACGCctgatctatttaatttaatagacttttaaaaaagcttgagcctaaccttttaattaaataggtcagttcAAACCAGACTTTATGTAGATCAGGTCGTAGGCCCCTGTAGGTCGACCTGACCTATTCCCAACCCTAATTGAGATGTGGGACCCAAGAATATTTACCCATTCAtttgtctttttatttatttatttaaagaaagcaTTATTGGAGtgcttgtttgtttttaatcaaCCTAATCGAATGGTAAATTCACGTTATCTGGCTGGCTGGATAGCTGCCAATCATGGCATATTATATTGCCACTTCATGTTCGGCAATTCAATCCAGCATAATATTAAATGTTTCATAATTGGATTCTGAATATTCTTGTCTCGGTGCAGTTATTGCACTTTATAAGCATTCTTTTCTGGTAAGCTTTCCTTTCTACTCCGGTCCTATTACCATATACAATaaacctaaaataaattatcaaaagaCTAAAAAACTGGTAATCAcggttaatattattataaattcaaattttattttaaaagtatttttaaatttaaatttaaatattataagtgataatttaatgttaatactTATAGTTCAATAAGTGaaagtctaataaaaaaattagcaataaattaaggataaaaaaatatttaactctaaataaattaaaaaactaatcatTATTGTTCATAATTaggaaaaaatactatttattatttgtatataagACGGGAGGTAATAATATATGATAGAGGTCACATTCTCGTGTAAAGTAAGTGTTAAATTTTATACCTGTATACCGAATCTTATCATCTTATGtcacaattttatatttaaacaaatAGTGTGACCTAACATctgaacaaaaaattaaacaacaccTAAACAActtccttctctctttctccatTGCGGGCGGTGGCAACATATGAGAAAGTgacggatatatatatatatatcttcgtTGGTAATTTCTCCATGATTAATTTTACCGAATGAAactttgtcatatttttttaacagcaAAACGAATTTTATTAAGGCTAATGGCCACGAAATGTGACCACACCAACAAAAGCGAATtcaatataatcaaataaaagctCTTTGTATAAACAGACAGAGATTGACAAAGTCAGCTCAATTTGCTAAAACATTCCAAAGGATGCAGGTTCGCTTTTGGCATGATATTTGGATATAATTGATAATGTTAGTCTTAATAAACACTTTCCCATTCCTATTTCAAGTTGCTTTCGACAAGTAGGATACTTGTGTAGTTGAAATAGTTGATCAGTATAATAATATTGATTGCATAATATTCCCAATAATTTCCTTAATAGTATTCAGTAGGTAAGAAAATATGTCTGCCTCACAGTTAAAATACCAATAGACGTATTccttattagttaaaataactAGTTAATCTCAAAAAGAATGTTATCAACCTtgcaatatttatattataagttgacataattttcaattttatatttttttatgataagattgtttgggattatttaaccaaaaaaaggtGTCGGCTTACTCTCTTAATTAACTCGTGCTCGAGtcatatatattgaaaaaatattcatagTATAAGTCGTGGCAAAAGAGATgtctaaatctaaaaatatattttttattttaacatgatAACCAACACATGTTGAAGGTGTGGCATACAAAGtatgtttgaaatattttttttgaagtgtttctgattttatcaataaatagtaatgttgaaaataagaaagttaACTCCAAGATTTTGGTTGAATTTAAATGACAGAAGATTCTCCTAACATGTTACAATAATAACAACTTATTCTACCTACATAAATCAAGAAAATactaattatttcaaatatacACATCTGCTTCATAATCTTTACTgtcattgttttctttttttatagacAAAAGACAATATATTACTTGTAATTAGTAGTATGGAGCACACAAGGTGTGTGCAACGTGACAAACTATACCAAGAAATGAGAAGAACATGTTACAGTGTCTTACATAGTCCCTTTGAATCAGgtagaaaaatgtaaattatattaaacccaaaatgatacaacaataaatgGAACATACCCCGCAGttagagaaaatcaaaagtgctaatacaagaagacctatatcaagatgctaaaacaaataGAAGAAGTGTatttgtctatacataagaaacttaatcttgctaatacAAAAAACTTTATCATAGTATACATGTGTTTATTTTCACCTCCACACCTTTTTGTGGACTCCATGGAAGGCATGTGGATCTCTCACCATCTCCAAACCCCACGGATAATGCGCTACCAACCTCGTCCACGGAAGGCATGTGGATCTCTCACCATCTCCAAACCCCACGGATAATGCGCTACCAACCTCGTGCATGCATATATATTTAGATAGGTTAAAAGGCTTATCATAGTTATCACGCATACTtaattatttgtcttttttattcgCGGTTAACTCGCTCGCGTCACATTGCTATAGATCCTACAAACGTACAGTGATGAAAAGGATGCTctcaaaaaagaataattaaccAGTTTTGGATCTTctgaagattataaaaataaattacgtACACCCGGTGCAGTTTGATCTAACGGAATTCACTGAGAGTacgtatttaattatttatttacttttttatttataaaacttactaatatatattcagtttaaaaattaaactgtgCCGAAGATCTCAATCCTTAACCCATATTATAGTGTGTGATGTATTTACGAGTCAGAATTCATTGGAAGTACAATAGCAGAGGatattatatatgcataaaaCTTTctgccaattaaaaaattattcgtCTGAGTCATAttgaagttgattttttttaaacaatatctTAAATTAGAACTTTTTGAATGGAAAAAATGTTATTCGAAGGCGAAACTCCACTAAGGAATATTGAAATTAACTCACAAATTAGTAGCTTTTTGACCCACATTCTTGCAGCTAAGTTTATTAAGCATTAGACTCTGATGCTTCCAAATTAACCTGATACCAATGAGTTTGAAATGTACACTTTtgtatttgattaatttaattgataaaaacatCAACACTTTTATTCTTAAGTTAATTTTGTAACTAGTGTAGTGAgacatcaaaattaaaagatggTTCAGAGTTACTTAATAATTTCTCCATAACAAATGAGAGTGGCAATTAAAGAGCTTACTGTGTATGAGATTGAAAGCTGAAAACAAGAGAGAATATAAAGTGTAAATTGAgtggaattttaatttattaacacaAATTTAAGTACATGTAACAAATGAAAACtagaatagaataattaaaGCGCCCCCAAAACGTATGGGGTAGGGAAAATATCACTTTTCCAAGAGCTCCACTCCACACAACATAATTGAGCCTCTTATATGGTACGCAATATAAATACATAAAGTACTATATATCCCACTGCAAACACCTTCGGGAGATAATATGAGACACATTTATGGTTGTTGTTCCATCAGGACTTGGAGGATAATATGGTGAATCTTCTGCATATTCAGTTGGCATTGACATCCAATGCAGACTAGGTTTCCAATCTACTTCTCTTAGAACCTTTAATATTTCCTTCACCACTACCTTGCTTCCCTCTGCTGATAGATGAACTCCATCCCTAAGAAATTACCAAAATCCATTATCAGGATGAAGGAAATGCAGAGATTTTGAGTTATTTCCAATTCAGGGAGTTTGTGGTCCCTCATGTTTTATCCttaaaaagtttataattttttatttaatttctcacttttaatcATGGTTactcatttaaaaaaacaaaagtttaattttattaagacTTTCATACTGTCAATCAACAAaacaattattcaaaatataattattataaaaattaataaatttatcatacgcatgacaatttgataataatttctttttaattttagaaatcatactaactaaaaaaatttataataatgcaTGCATATATAGGAGAGagatcatatatattatatacttaCGTGAAGCTAACGTCTAACCAATCCTCTCTTGTCTGAATTGCAGACCACAGATTAATGGCCTTGATATTCATCTCCTCACAAAGCTCCATTAACCCATCTGCATACTCTCCACAGGATTCATTGGTTCTTCCTGATTGCGTTGCACTGGATTCGGTGCAGCCAAAAATT
This region of Glycine max cultivar Williams 82 chromosome 7, Glycine_max_v4.0, whole genome shotgun sequence genomic DNA includes:
- the LOC100792188 gene encoding GDSL esterase/lipase CPRD49-like isoform X1; this translates as MAGPIMRPQIVLFGSSIIQMSFDNGGWGAILANLYARKDAYVQPSLVIVYFGGNDSIDPHPSGLGPHVPLEEYVENMRKIANHLKSLSDHIRIIFLTSPPINEELIRKKLSATQSGRTNESCGEYADGLMELCEEMNIKAINLWSAIQTREDWLDVSFTDGVHLSAEGSKVVVKEILKVLREVDWKPSLHWMSMPTEYAEDSPYYPPSPDGTTTINVSHIISRRCLQWDI